From one Sulfurimonas sp. HSL-3221 genomic stretch:
- a CDS encoding GIY-YIG nuclease family protein has protein sequence MPYSVYIVQCSDGTYYTGIATDLERRLNEHNHSAKGARYTRARRPVTLVYAERFPDRSSAQKREYAIKQMPRTKKSALIEKR, from the coding sequence ATGCCCTATAGCGTCTATATCGTTCAATGCAGCGACGGCACCTATTATACGGGCATCGCTACGGACCTTGAGCGACGCCTCAACGAGCATAACCACTCTGCCAAAGGGGCCCGTTACACGCGTGCGCGCCGCCCCGTCACCCTCGTTTACGCTGAACGCTTCCCCGACCGAAGCAGTGCACAGAAGCGCGAATACGCCATCAAGCAGATGCCCCGCACCAAGAAGAGCGCCCTGATCGAGAAGCGCTGA
- a CDS encoding pyrroline-5-carboxylate reductase — MKKTVTFIGNGNMAVAMAKTLKERYLIEVVGRDLAHLDTFEAAVDTDVTKHLLNDFDITGKTLLLCVKPANIVEVGGKLQGKAEALYSVLAGTKVETLKSHIAAAGTVRAMPNLAATVGRSMTTLTGDRHLEAEAIALFDAIGMTLWLGSEKELDIATGLAGSGPAYLALIAEALADGAVKQGLKRDDAMTVMRGLFAGFGELIQHEHPALLKDGVMSPGGTTAAGYSALEEAGVRNGCIQAVERAFEKARSS; from the coding sequence ATGAAAAAAACAGTGACCTTTATCGGCAACGGCAACATGGCTGTCGCCATGGCGAAAACCCTGAAAGAGCGTTATCTCATCGAGGTGGTCGGCCGGGATCTCGCGCACCTTGACACCTTTGAAGCCGCCGTCGACACCGACGTCACCAAGCACCTCCTTAATGACTTCGACATCACCGGGAAAACCCTGCTGCTCTGTGTCAAACCGGCCAATATCGTCGAGGTCGGCGGGAAACTCCAGGGAAAAGCCGAAGCCCTCTATTCCGTGCTTGCCGGCACAAAGGTTGAAACCCTCAAAAGCCACATTGCCGCCGCCGGGACCGTCCGCGCCATGCCCAATCTCGCCGCGACCGTCGGCAGGTCCATGACGACGCTGACCGGCGACCGGCACCTCGAAGCCGAAGCCATTGCCCTGTTCGATGCGATCGGGATGACGCTCTGGCTCGGCAGCGAGAAAGAGCTCGATATCGCCACGGGGCTTGCCGGGAGCGGCCCCGCCTACCTCGCGCTTATCGCCGAAGCTCTCGCCGACGGCGCTGTCAAACAGGGACTCAAGCGCGATGACGCCATGACCGTGATGCGCGGGCTTTTTGCCGGTTTCGGGGAGCTGATTCAGCACGAACACCCCGCCTTGCTTAAAGACGGCGTCATGAGCCCCGGCGGCACGACGGCTGCCGGCTACAGCGCCCTGGAAGAGGCCGGGGTCCGAAACGGCTGTATCCAGGCCGTGGAGCGTGCTTTTGAGAAGGCGCGTTCCTCCTGA
- a CDS encoding prepilin-type N-terminal cleavage/methylation domain-containing protein has protein sequence MKRAFTMIEMIFAIIIIGITVAGVSQIMTRSGNTMEGALSQEAVFLASMEAAKIFSHRWDPNSKDTSSELAYSKILDTNWDANHKRTCLDTATGSKYAVPCAADDIQTVLRYGGIAEDKHRRFHSQSTASSQPYPDGVPNGTTDINITNEHGYKRTYQVAVNSGYIGTAFATGTVGGPTDIKMTVVSINDKNNGNANLVRMRVYSYNIGEIDYAKRTFQ, from the coding sequence ATGAAACGCGCATTTACGATGATTGAGATGATCTTCGCAATCATCATTATCGGCATCACGGTTGCCGGCGTTTCGCAGATCATGACGCGAAGCGGGAATACAATGGAGGGCGCCCTTTCGCAAGAAGCGGTCTTCCTGGCTTCCATGGAAGCAGCCAAGATCTTTTCGCACCGATGGGACCCTAATTCCAAAGACACCTCGAGCGAACTCGCCTATTCAAAAATTCTCGATACAAACTGGGATGCCAACCACAAACGCACCTGTCTCGACACGGCTACTGGCTCAAAATATGCGGTCCCGTGTGCTGCCGACGACATCCAGACCGTCCTGCGCTACGGCGGTATCGCCGAGGACAAACACCGCCGTTTCCACAGCCAAAGTACCGCCTCCTCACAACCCTATCCTGACGGTGTCCCTAATGGTACGACGGATATCAACATCACCAATGAGCACGGCTACAAACGCACCTACCAGGTCGCCGTCAACTCCGGCTATATCGGCACGGCTTTCGCTACGGGAACGGTGGGAGGACCCACCGACATTAAAATGACCGTTGTCTCCATCAATGATAAGAACAACGGCAACGCCAATCTTGTCCGGATGCGGGTCTATTCATACAATATCGGTGAAATCGACTATGCCAAGAGGACGTTCCAATGA
- a CDS encoding prepilin-type N-terminal cleavage/methylation domain-containing protein, translated as MRMYYNRLRRAFTMIELVFVIVIMGILAKFGVEIFLQIYESYTRTTIAASLLSKSEAAVSQIANRLTYRVKDSIIASSSPAASFVPLSSVTGNETVFEWIGLDSNGWDKGNFSGIVDLNDGNTTYTQLHSPGTTTLPANGALLFIGSKVNVQNSFGWHDTNASSNSHQDLYVYDAVAVTSQNINFATNPFTAGDEIFEFYHVADSAYALVLDTVNHKLYLHQDYQPWQAEIYTGTGDLLTDNVKTFTLQKAGDIIRIELCLSNNDFMGEGEYSICKTKIVF; from the coding sequence ATGAGAATGTATTACAATAGGCTACGGCGTGCGTTTACGATGATCGAACTGGTCTTCGTCATTGTCATTATGGGTATCCTTGCCAAGTTCGGCGTGGAAATTTTCCTGCAGATCTATGAAAGCTATACGCGGACGACCATCGCCGCCTCGCTCTTGAGCAAATCCGAGGCTGCCGTCAGTCAGATCGCCAATCGCCTGACGTATAGGGTCAAAGATTCCATCATCGCCAGCAGCAGCCCGGCGGCATCCTTCGTACCGCTCTCCAGCGTCACCGGCAACGAGACCGTCTTTGAATGGATCGGGCTGGACAGCAACGGATGGGATAAGGGCAACTTCAGCGGCATCGTCGACCTTAATGACGGCAATACGACCTATACCCAGCTTCACAGTCCCGGGACCACCACGTTACCGGCGAACGGCGCCCTGCTCTTTATCGGTTCGAAAGTCAATGTCCAGAACAGTTTTGGGTGGCACGACACGAATGCTTCTTCGAACAGCCACCAGGATCTTTATGTCTACGATGCCGTCGCAGTCACATCGCAGAACATCAACTTTGCCACCAACCCCTTTACGGCGGGTGATGAGATCTTTGAGTTCTATCATGTTGCGGACAGTGCATACGCGCTTGTGCTCGACACGGTCAATCATAAGCTCTATCTTCACCAGGACTATCAACCGTGGCAGGCTGAAATCTATACGGGCACGGGTGACCTGCTGACGGATAACGTCAAAACCTTTACGCTGCAAAAAGCGGGGGACATCATCAGAATCGAGCTTTGCCTCAGCAACAATGATTTCATGGGTGAAGGGGAGTATTCAATATGCAAAACAAAAATCGTGTTCTAA